The Equus quagga isolate Etosha38 chromosome 20, UCLA_HA_Equagga_1.0, whole genome shotgun sequence genomic interval GGCCCCGTTCCAAGCTCCTGGGGCTATTTGCAGAATTCATGTCCTTGCAGCTGTGGAACTCATGCAGCACCGCCTTCGAGGCCAGTGGCCAACTGGCTCTGACCTTCAGACGCTCTTTTTCAAAGAGCTcgcctgattaggtcaggcccacctgaGATGATCTCCCTCTCGATGGACTCAAAGTTGACTGCTCAGCAATTTTCATTATGGCTACAGAGTCCTTcccctttgccatattctgttgggtAGAAGCGAGTCAcaggtgccccctcccccactagGGGGAGAGGACCACACAAAGGAGAGCATGGTGTGGGGCAGAACTGTGGGGGCATCTCAGGTTCTCTCTGCCATGGCCCCCCAAGAGAGGCGCTTCCCAAGTCCTCCCGAGTTGTGGATGCACCTCACGGCCCTGATCCGCGGCAGCATCTCCCTGGATGGCCCGTCATGACTGTCGGGTCCAGGCGCCAGCTCCTCTCGCGGCAGCCGGTGCCTCCTGCAGCCTCCTCacctgctcctccttccccaggattcagcccccgccccgcccccagcatGTCTCAGCAcccgcccgccccccccccaggAGCTTCCCAACAGCCCTGGTCACAGAGGTCTGCAGATGGAGGACCAGGCACCAGTCGGGCAGGGGGAGGTCTGGGGTCCCCCAGTGAGCTGTGCAGGTGGGACGGGACTGGTGGACCCTCCCCGAGTGCCAGCCCCCTCGCCTCTGGACCCACGACCCCTACGGTCCCCTCCCCGCAGGCTGCCTGTGGGGTCACCATGCCCCAGGCTCCCACAGGCTCTGAGAGCAGCGTCTGGGGCCCCGCATTCTGGCAGGCTGAACCCCAAGCAGCGAGGTGGGGTCAGAACACTGGGTGGCCCCGAGCAGACTGGCCGACTGGGGGAGGTGTGGACGGCCCAGCCCGGTCAGGACCCTGTGGGAGCTGTGTGTGACACGGCCCCAGCTCAGGGTCCTTTGGGTGGGCAGGTTGAGATGAGGAGCTCTGGGTGGCACCTGGCAGGCTGCGGCCGTGTGCCCCCCCAGCGGGGAGCCCCCGCTGCCCAAGTCCACTCTCAGTTCTCCTTCCCAGACATCGCCAGCAGGGAGCCCACCGTCACCACCAAGGGTAAGTTCTGAGCCCCCCACTTCCGCCAGGGACCCTCACCCCCACCGCACATGCAATGCCCAGTgtgggcccagccccaggccacccTCAGAGCCCCCATCAGCTCCAACagggccccccaccccagcagggcAGCTCCCTCAGTCGGGGTCCCTGAGTGGGGGAGCAGCGCAGGGTCCTTGCATGGAGGCCATGTGGCACCAGCAGAGGCCCCGGGCACTGACGCGAGCATGGGAGTCAACTCAGGGACCCCACCCCGATGGGCAGAGCCGCGGTGCCACCATCGGGATGAGCCTGGCTCTCCCCGCAGCCTCCCCGCCAccctgcagggaggagggagcggaGCCCCACAGGGTCCTCATTGCGGGGTCAGGCACAGGGGCAGGGACTCACCggggccccctccacccccagcgtCCAGCCGGCCCCGGCCCCGAGGCAGCTCCCTGCTCCTGCGACTGTCCGTgtgtgtgctgctgctgctggtgctcGGCCTGTATTGCAGCCGGGTCAAGCCCATCGCGCTGGCCCTTGAGGACCTCCGCGCCCGGCTCCTCGTCCTCATCCTGCGCCTGCGGCACGTGGCCGTCACCTGCTACCGCTGCCTCCTGCGGCTCTGACGGCGGCCGCAGCTGctcacccccaccctgggccctgggcaggaaggctgggctgggaggagagccATCGGGGGGAGCCCTCATGAACCCGGGGACTAAGAGGGGCTGCAGACGGGGCCGACgggggagggggcccaggagATCAGACACGGGCTGCAGCAGCCCACTCACTCAGGCGGCCTCTCCTGTTTCTCACGTGGGGTTCACTGCGAAGTTTTATTAGAAAAAGGATTCCACTGCTAAAAATCGAGACCCGCATGCTCTAGCCCCCAGGCCGGCCCTTGAGACCCCTCCCTCATCCTGCGGGAACCGTCGGGGCCCTTGGCCTGGCCTGGATGAGGCCATGTGGAGCCCCGTGAAGACTGGGACACCCTGCCCCCTATCTGTGGGACCTCGGAGAAGGTGAAACCAGCCCTTTGCTGCTCAGGGCC includes:
- the C20H14orf180 gene encoding nutritionally-regulated adipose and cardiac enriched protein homolog isoform X1 → MEDQAPVGQGEVWGPPVSCAGGTGLVDPPRVPAPSPLDPRPLRSPPRRLPVGSPCPRLPQALRAASGAPHSGRLNPKQRGGVRTLGGPEQTGRLGEVWTAQPGQDPVGAVCDTAPAQGPLGGQVEMRSSGWHLAGCGRVPPQRGAPAAQVHSQFSFPDIASREPTVTTKASSRPRPRGSSLLLRLSVCVLLLLVLGLYCSRVKPIALALEDLRARLLVLILRLRHVAVTCYRCLLRL